One stretch of Paenibacillus sp. AN1007 DNA includes these proteins:
- a CDS encoding alpha/beta fold hydrolase encodes MNSISKKVYALTLSMAMSIALIQPAVQAAEAVKPTASVSESIVSKATKTLEQLGYIDGTTDGMKEEAAPITRAEAAMILQRVLDLDAPAALTGFADVHSGDAAAPAIYALKQSGLIQGQTKGYAPDAPLTRAQMASLFTRAFDLKDNGIQVVYSDADQIPAVHADDAVRVKQHFIIEGSAFNAKQAVTHGEFASALYLALGLDVKKEGAIPLEDFFKQPAQAGFQMSPDGKHLAYMEPWKDRMNIVVKANDQDKPVRITSETERSIAGFSWITSDKLLYVKDAAGDENYHLFITDIDGKNSKDLTPYPNTRAMLVDPLESNPDEILVSMNKRDPRIFDVYRINIKTGEAVLAAENPGDITGWMTDHEGKIRVAVSSDGNVSSLMYRETEDQPFQPLLTTKLGDTFTPVMFTSDNKNLYAVSNLEQDKMAIVEYSLAGKKVTRTVFENKDVDVSSVIPSKEKGKILAAVYVTDKVKYEYFDNEFKKLMQDIQAKVPGKEVSILSTSDDGQVLFISYSDKEMGTYYFYDSKTGKLDKLADTAPWIDESKMADMKPITFKSRDGLDISGYLTLPKGAQTADLPLVVLPHGGPWARDSWGFSPEVQFLASRGYAVLQVNFRGSAGYGKAFLEAGNKQWGRAMQDDLTDGVNWLVKEGTVDPKRVAIYGGSYGGYAALAGLAFTPEVYAAGISYVGPSNIFTLLDSLPPYWESERNLFYDRVGDPVKDKELLTAISPLFHVDQMKAPLFVVQGANDPRVKQAESDQIVEALRKRGVDVPYMLKLNEGHGFANVDNQLDLYRAMERFLNRHLMQ; translated from the coding sequence TTGAACTCGATTAGCAAAAAAGTATATGCACTAACGCTGTCCATGGCAATGTCGATTGCCTTGATTCAGCCGGCGGTGCAGGCAGCCGAAGCTGTCAAACCTACAGCATCTGTCTCGGAATCCATCGTTTCCAAGGCAACCAAGACACTAGAGCAGCTGGGATACATAGATGGTACTACCGATGGAATGAAAGAAGAAGCGGCACCCATTACGCGTGCAGAGGCAGCAATGATTCTGCAGCGGGTGCTTGATCTCGATGCTCCGGCAGCACTTACAGGTTTTGCAGATGTTCATTCCGGTGATGCTGCAGCACCCGCAATTTACGCGCTGAAACAATCCGGCCTCATTCAAGGTCAAACGAAAGGTTATGCACCGGATGCTCCACTTACACGGGCTCAGATGGCTTCTTTATTCACACGTGCTTTTGATCTGAAAGATAACGGGATACAGGTGGTCTACAGCGATGCTGACCAGATTCCAGCCGTACATGCGGATGATGCAGTTCGGGTGAAACAGCATTTTATTATTGAAGGCAGCGCATTTAACGCCAAACAGGCGGTGACACATGGTGAGTTCGCAAGTGCACTGTACCTGGCACTAGGCCTTGATGTGAAGAAAGAAGGGGCTATACCGCTTGAAGACTTCTTCAAACAGCCAGCTCAGGCAGGCTTCCAAATGTCACCGGACGGTAAACATCTGGCTTATATGGAGCCATGGAAGGACCGTATGAACATTGTAGTCAAGGCGAACGATCAGGATAAGCCTGTACGTATTACAAGTGAAACAGAACGCAGTATTGCAGGTTTTTCGTGGATAACGAGTGATAAGCTTTTATATGTAAAGGATGCTGCTGGAGATGAGAATTATCATCTATTTATAACCGATATCGATGGTAAAAATAGCAAGGATCTGACTCCTTATCCGAACACAAGAGCGATGCTTGTCGATCCTCTGGAGAGTAATCCAGATGAGATTCTGGTGAGTATGAACAAACGTGACCCAAGAATTTTTGATGTATACCGTATAAACATCAAAACAGGAGAAGCCGTACTTGCTGCCGAGAACCCAGGTGACATTACAGGCTGGATGACAGACCATGAGGGGAAAATTCGGGTGGCGGTATCGAGTGATGGCAATGTATCTTCCCTGATGTACCGTGAAACGGAGGATCAACCTTTCCAGCCGCTGCTGACAACAAAGCTTGGTGATACATTTACTCCGGTCATGTTCACAAGTGATAACAAAAACCTGTATGCCGTCTCCAACCTGGAACAGGATAAAATGGCTATTGTGGAGTACAGCCTCGCAGGTAAAAAAGTGACTAGAACGGTGTTTGAGAACAAGGATGTCGATGTCAGCAGTGTTATACCTTCCAAAGAAAAAGGAAAGATTCTTGCAGCCGTCTATGTGACGGACAAGGTGAAGTACGAGTATTTTGATAATGAGTTCAAGAAATTAATGCAGGATATTCAAGCCAAGGTACCCGGTAAAGAGGTCAGCATTTTAAGTACAAGTGATGATGGACAGGTACTATTTATATCCTACAGTGACAAAGAGATGGGAACGTACTACTTCTACGATTCCAAAACAGGCAAGCTGGATAAGCTGGCAGACACGGCTCCATGGATCGACGAGTCCAAGATGGCAGATATGAAGCCTATTACATTTAAATCTCGTGATGGTCTGGACATTTCCGGTTATCTGACGCTGCCGAAGGGTGCACAGACTGCGGATCTTCCACTTGTTGTACTTCCTCATGGCGGACCGTGGGCTCGAGATTCGTGGGGGTTCAGTCCAGAAGTTCAATTCCTGGCCAGTCGCGGATATGCAGTACTCCAAGTCAATTTCCGCGGATCAGCCGGTTACGGGAAGGCGTTTTTGGAAGCGGGAAATAAACAGTGGGGCAGAGCAATGCAGGATGATCTCACTGATGGTGTAAACTGGCTGGTAAAAGAGGGTACAGTTGATCCGAAGCGGGTAGCTATCTATGGTGGATCATACGGAGGTTATGCGGCTCTGGCAGGCTTGGCCTTCACCCCTGAAGTCTATGCTGCCGGTATCAGTTACGTCGGTCCTTCCAATATCTTTACACTGCTTGATTCGCTGCCGCCTTATTGGGAATCCGAGCGCAACTTGTTCTATGACCGTGTAGGTGATCCTGTGAAGGATAAAGAACTGCTCACAGCAATCTCACCGCTGTTTCACGTTGATCAGATGAAGGCACCGCTGTTTGTCGTTCAGGGTGCAAATGATCCGCGTGTGAAACAGGCAGAGTCCGATCAGATTGTTGAAGCGCTGCGCAAACGTGGGGTGGATGTACCTTATATGCTGAAATTGAATGAAGGTCACGGCTTCGCTAATGTAGATAACCAGCTTGATCTGTATCGTGCCATGGAGAGGTTCCTGAATCGCCACCTTATGCAGTAA
- a CDS encoding LCP family protein, translated as MKSRTKEKKKKSRKGLYITLLSLVVLLIGGYVFRQQLAVAAFDLFLADTVEAQLTHSYVPQEGNKTPDPTVYRKEPFSVLLLGSDKRDYEKSRGRSDAIIYAVVRPKESRVLLVSIPRDTYVQIAGRDADKDGVDDYDKIAHAYAFGGENMSINTVENFLEADVGYYATINFQGIKKVVDALGGIELPIDKDIVNKDPNHEKFTIKGGKPIYDGQEALYYVRYREDSDFNRTNRQQIFLNAFANKMLNLNQIAKIPELFQIMGDNFQTDMQPTFIIDLAKQVLTQEKPQVSSFTILSEGMRKNGVYYGRADKKDVQYAKELIKNWMDQSTPAGEVMIPDRQKIE; from the coding sequence ATGAAAAGCAGAACTAAAGAGAAGAAGAAGAAAAGTCGCAAAGGCCTATATATAACGCTCTTATCGCTTGTCGTTTTGCTCATTGGCGGTTATGTTTTTCGTCAGCAGCTGGCTGTGGCAGCTTTTGACCTGTTTCTGGCTGATACGGTGGAAGCACAGCTTACACATTCTTATGTGCCGCAGGAGGGTAATAAAACGCCTGATCCAACGGTATATCGTAAAGAGCCGTTCTCTGTACTGCTTCTGGGCTCGGATAAACGTGACTATGAGAAGTCTCGTGGGCGTTCGGATGCAATCATCTATGCTGTAGTTCGGCCTAAGGAATCCCGGGTGCTGCTGGTATCTATTCCACGTGATACGTATGTGCAGATTGCAGGGCGGGATGCTGATAAGGACGGGGTAGACGATTATGATAAGATTGCGCATGCTTATGCCTTCGGCGGGGAGAATATGTCCATCAATACGGTGGAAAATTTCCTTGAGGCCGACGTAGGATATTACGCAACCATTAACTTTCAGGGAATTAAAAAGGTTGTTGATGCTCTCGGTGGTATAGAGCTGCCGATTGATAAGGATATCGTGAACAAAGATCCTAATCATGAAAAGTTCACCATTAAGGGCGGCAAGCCGATCTACGACGGGCAGGAAGCACTATATTACGTGCGATATCGGGAAGACAGTGACTTCAACCGTACGAATCGGCAGCAAATTTTCTTGAACGCTTTTGCCAACAAAATGTTGAATCTGAATCAGATCGCGAAGATCCCTGAACTGTTCCAGATCATGGGGGACAATTTTCAGACCGACATGCAGCCAACCTTCATTATCGATTTGGCGAAGCAGGTACTGACACAGGAGAAACCACAGGTTTCCAGCTTCACGATTTTGAGTGAAGGTATGCGTAAAAACGGAGTATACTACGGTCGCGCTGACAAGAAAGATGTTCAATACGCCAAAGAGCTGATTAAAAACTGGATGGATCAATCGACCCCAGCCGGTGAAGTCATGATTCCTGACCGGCAGAAGATTGAATAG
- a CDS encoding D-alanyl-D-alanine carboxypeptidase family protein — protein MKIWWKRAGMLFTLLFIIYLGVKPDMLVGKPGIKAESAVLMDMNSEQVLMDYNGSEEIAPAGVSKLMTELLVMEAAMKGDILWDDPVNVSRYASSVGGNQLALKQGDRFTVRELFQVVAVYSANDAAVALAEHISGSEHQFVQRMNQKAAEIGLSGDTHFTNSTGLSEAMLGPHRPEDVKGQTLMTAMDACKLARYLLNHHPEILKTSSQMQVSMHHKGIYMSNTNWMLSSISGPYAYDGNDGLKTGYDKGSGYHFVGTAERDGKRLISVVFGTDTREGRFIETRKLLNYGFSSTKLN, from the coding sequence ATGAAAATATGGTGGAAACGGGCAGGAATGCTGTTCACTTTACTATTTATAATATATCTGGGAGTAAAACCGGACATGCTGGTCGGTAAACCAGGGATCAAAGCGGAATCGGCTGTCCTCATGGATATGAATTCGGAACAGGTGCTGATGGATTATAACGGCTCTGAAGAGATTGCCCCGGCAGGGGTGAGCAAATTAATGACCGAGCTTCTTGTTATGGAGGCTGCCATGAAAGGGGATATTCTTTGGGATGATCCCGTTAACGTAAGCAGGTATGCCAGTTCTGTGGGCGGAAACCAACTTGCACTCAAACAGGGAGATCGATTCACTGTTCGGGAGCTGTTCCAAGTTGTGGCGGTTTACTCCGCAAATGATGCTGCAGTTGCATTGGCAGAGCACATTAGTGGTTCGGAGCATCAATTTGTACAGCGGATGAATCAAAAGGCTGCTGAGATTGGACTATCAGGGGATACACACTTCACCAATTCTACCGGTTTAAGCGAGGCTATGCTTGGTCCACACCGTCCGGAGGATGTTAAGGGTCAGACGTTAATGACTGCAATGGATGCCTGCAAGCTGGCCCGCTATTTACTTAACCATCATCCTGAGATTCTGAAAACCTCCAGCCAAATGCAGGTGTCGATGCATCATAAAGGGATCTACATGAGCAATACAAACTGGATGTTATCTTCAATCAGCGGCCCTTATGCATATGACGGAAACGACGGATTAAAGACGGGATATGATAAGGGCAGCGGATATCATTTCGTTGGAACGGCTGAGCGGGATGGCAAGCGTCTGATTTCGGTTGTATTTGGAACAGATACACGGGAAGGTCGATTCATTGAGACGCGTAAGCTGTTGAATTATGGGTTCTCCAGCACAAAGTTGAACTAG
- a CDS encoding oligopeptide ABC transporter substrate-binding protein gives MKKGLFSRGLFFTMMLVFVLALAACSEKEAATPAPGAKTEEGKTEEKPANEEGVYSIEDFSNVKTNEGTAIEGGSITFGLVSDTAFEGTLNYNFYSGAPDSAVLGWFDEGLLTWDKDYVYTNDGAATYETSEDGKTFTLTIRDNVNWHDGKPVTAEDLQFAYEVIGSKGYDGPRYDGNFTSVVGMDEFHAGKAKTISGIKVLSDKKISITYKEATPSLLTGGVWTYPLAKHIFGGMDVAKMSSSKEVREKPIGFGPFKVETITPGESVTYVKNEDYWRGVPKLDKVTLKVINPTTVVQELKSGGVDLVDSFPTDQYKDNANMSNVEFLGAIDRAYTYIGFKLGSWDAENGKVATNPDAKMADKNLRKAMWMAVDNDQVGKRFYNGLRWNATTLIPPSHPEFHDSNNPGVKYDPEAAKKLLDEAGYKMDGEFRTKPDGSPLEINFASMTGSDIAEPLARYYVQSWAAIGLKVNLEMVEFNSFYDRVGNNGKDDPNLDVYQAAWTVAIDVDPAGLYGRDALYNFSRFSSEENDKLLARGISAEAFDVEKRKEIYNEWQQYMVDEVPVFPTLYRAEIVPVNKRVMNYAIGDGTGIYLSDLAVNADKPMAAQ, from the coding sequence ATGAAAAAGGGATTGTTTTCACGAGGACTATTTTTCACGATGATGCTGGTCTTTGTATTGGCGCTTGCGGCGTGCTCCGAAAAAGAGGCGGCAACTCCTGCACCGGGAGCAAAAACAGAAGAAGGAAAAACGGAGGAAAAACCCGCGAATGAAGAGGGTGTATATTCCATCGAAGACTTCAGCAATGTGAAAACAAATGAGGGTACAGCGATTGAAGGCGGATCAATTACATTTGGTCTCGTATCGGATACAGCTTTCGAAGGTACATTGAACTACAACTTTTATTCCGGCGCACCAGATTCAGCTGTATTAGGCTGGTTCGACGAAGGTTTGCTGACTTGGGATAAAGACTATGTTTACACGAATGATGGTGCAGCAACCTATGAAACTTCCGAAGACGGCAAAACGTTTACACTCACGATTCGTGACAACGTAAACTGGCATGACGGCAAACCTGTAACGGCAGAAGATCTGCAGTTTGCTTATGAAGTGATTGGAAGCAAAGGCTATGATGGCCCACGTTATGATGGTAACTTTACAAGCGTAGTAGGTATGGATGAATTCCATGCTGGAAAAGCAAAAACGATCTCGGGTATCAAAGTGCTGAGCGACAAAAAGATCAGCATTACGTATAAAGAAGCGACTCCATCCCTCCTGACAGGTGGCGTATGGACGTATCCTCTCGCGAAACATATCTTTGGCGGCATGGATGTAGCCAAAATGTCTTCTTCCAAAGAAGTACGTGAAAAACCTATCGGTTTTGGTCCATTCAAAGTAGAAACAATTACTCCAGGTGAGTCTGTGACTTATGTGAAAAACGAAGACTACTGGCGTGGTGTTCCAAAATTGGATAAAGTGACACTGAAAGTAATCAACCCGACAACGGTTGTTCAAGAACTGAAATCTGGCGGTGTAGATCTGGTAGACTCCTTCCCGACAGATCAGTATAAAGATAATGCAAACATGTCTAATGTTGAATTCCTGGGTGCCATTGACCGTGCTTATACGTACATCGGCTTCAAGCTGGGATCATGGGACGCAGAAAATGGTAAAGTAGCTACCAATCCGGACGCTAAAATGGCAGATAAAAATCTGCGTAAAGCAATGTGGATGGCTGTAGACAATGATCAAGTAGGTAAACGTTTCTATAATGGTCTCCGCTGGAATGCAACAACACTGATTCCACCGTCCCACCCTGAGTTCCATGATTCAAACAATCCAGGTGTGAAGTATGATCCGGAAGCAGCGAAGAAATTGCTTGATGAGGCTGGTTACAAAATGGACGGTGAATTCCGTACTAAACCGGATGGTTCACCACTCGAAATTAACTTTGCTTCAATGACAGGTAGTGATATTGCTGAGCCATTGGCACGTTATTATGTTCAATCCTGGGCAGCAATCGGTTTGAAAGTAAACCTGGAAATGGTTGAATTCAACAGCTTCTACGATCGTGTTGGTAATAATGGTAAGGATGATCCTAACCTTGACGTGTATCAAGCAGCATGGACCGTGGCTATCGATGTAGACCCTGCTGGTCTGTATGGTCGTGACGCATTGTATAACTTCTCCCGCTTCTCCAGTGAAGAGAACGACAAGCTGCTTGCACGTGGTATCTCTGCTGAAGCATTTGACGTAGAGAAACGTAAAGAAATCTACAATGAATGGCAGCAGTATATGGTAGACGAGGTCCCTGTCTTCCCTACACTGTACCGCGCAGAAATTGTACCTGTTAACAAACGTGTTATGAATTATGCAATTGGTGATGGAACAGGCATATACCTGAGCGATCTGGCTGTCAATGCAGACAAGCCAATGGCTGCTCAGTAA
- a CDS encoding CBS domain-containing protein translates to MNIAFFLLPKQEVTCVTSDSTLRQTLERMEYHRFTAVPILNKEGKYIGTVTEGDLLWYMKNAEGKITFENASKFLLKDVPLRLDMKPVSINANMEDLINLAKVQNFVPVVDDMERFIGIVRRSQIIEYCEGIVAKESMKAKS, encoded by the coding sequence ATGAACATCGCATTTTTTTTGCTGCCCAAACAAGAGGTTACATGTGTAACGTCGGACTCTACGCTGCGGCAAACGCTGGAACGGATGGAGTATCATCGGTTTACAGCTGTGCCTATTTTGAATAAGGAAGGCAAGTACATTGGTACGGTCACGGAAGGCGATCTGTTATGGTATATGAAAAATGCGGAGGGAAAGATAACATTTGAAAACGCTTCAAAATTTCTACTCAAAGATGTTCCGCTAAGGCTTGATATGAAACCTGTTTCCATTAACGCCAATATGGAAGATCTGATTAATCTTGCCAAGGTGCAGAACTTTGTGCCGGTAGTGGATGATATGGAGCGTTTTATTGGCATTGTGAGACGCAGTCAGATTATCGAATACTGTGAGGGGATCGTTGCCAAGGAGTCCATGAAGGCCAAAAGTTGA
- a CDS encoding DUF2232 domain-containing protein, with amino-acid sequence MNLLKFSFKSAVWSGVLLLLLLSLLTPLSVLSIFFMLIPGVILYASLPVTSFVFHLIPVAIILVMVNPIYLLLMLILILPAIVMGRAYKKQKSALFAIMTGAGTMLAEYLLLLLIGSLIFQFDLSSYIRDVVQLTIEPLTNQSNQMINGFVWTPEMTEDVAKQTQLMIPFALVVTSMVMAFITHVIARPILSVMGLNVSKLPPAREWRMPRALIWYYFLALIIEVVSRQSDGSYWKMIAMNLSPLINLGFMIQAIGFFFFLSHIKRWNPVIPFLLGAAVFFIGPLRIVGIIDLAFPLREAISKSKR; translated from the coding sequence GTGAATTTGTTGAAATTTAGCTTTAAATCAGCTGTCTGGAGTGGAGTGCTGTTACTTTTGCTGCTTTCACTGCTAACTCCTTTATCGGTACTCTCCATATTTTTTATGTTGATACCCGGAGTTATTTTGTATGCTTCATTACCTGTAACATCATTTGTTTTTCATCTCATACCCGTTGCTATTATTTTAGTCATGGTTAACCCGATTTATCTGTTATTGATGTTGATCTTAATTTTGCCGGCAATTGTTATGGGCAGAGCGTACAAAAAACAGAAGTCGGCGCTGTTTGCCATCATGACAGGTGCCGGAACGATGCTGGCAGAGTATTTGTTGTTACTGCTGATCGGCAGTCTTATTTTTCAATTCGACCTGTCCAGTTACATCAGAGACGTGGTGCAGCTGACCATTGAACCGCTCACCAACCAATCGAATCAGATGATTAACGGTTTTGTGTGGACACCTGAGATGACGGAAGACGTTGCTAAACAGACCCAATTGATGATTCCTTTTGCACTCGTGGTTACATCAATGGTTATGGCATTTATTACACATGTTATTGCTCGTCCGATCCTAAGTGTGATGGGTTTAAATGTGTCCAAGCTTCCGCCTGCTAGAGAATGGCGTATGCCGCGTGCATTGATCTGGTATTACTTCCTGGCATTGATCATTGAAGTGGTCTCCAGACAAAGCGATGGATCATACTGGAAAATGATTGCTATGAACTTGTCGCCGTTAATTAACCTTGGTTTCATGATTCAAGCTATCGGATTCTTCTTCTTCCTCTCACATATAAAAAGATGGAACCCGGTTATTCCATTTTTACTGGGAGCGGCCGTGTTTTTCATTGGTCCGCTTCGCATTGTCGGAATTATCGATCTGGCGTTCCCGCTCCGTGAGGCAATATCGAAATCAAAACGATAG
- a CDS encoding MazG-like family protein, producing the protein MPKELDVAKRAKVIEWLKTEVLDQVSRLFKALWEGSTIRIGDSLASLMMSSYILGRRLGIPFKDLDALLVEKLKKHKQEGHQLEDWYQDISALEDHMRKR; encoded by the coding sequence ATGCCTAAAGAACTGGATGTGGCCAAGCGGGCTAAAGTGATTGAATGGCTGAAAACCGAAGTACTTGATCAGGTATCCCGATTATTCAAAGCATTGTGGGAAGGCAGCACGATTCGAATCGGAGATAGTCTTGCCAGTTTAATGATGAGCAGTTACATATTGGGCCGGCGGCTCGGTATTCCGTTTAAGGATCTGGATGCACTGCTTGTTGAGAAGTTGAAAAAGCATAAACAGGAAGGCCACCAGCTCGAAGACTGGTACCAGGATATTTCCGCGCTCGAAGATCATATGCGTAAGAGGTGA
- a CDS encoding MFS transporter, whose product MQKEMKWPLILFAVGVFMAALDNGIITSSLTTLNASFGVSPTWGAWTITLYTLGLAISVPIAGKLSDRFGRKKLFLIEVALFGLGSLLVALSTSFTFFLIARVIQALGGGGIFIIASSYVLSKFPAQRQGTALGLLGGMNGIAAILGPNIGAFILDITGNWHWLFLINVPIAILLFIAGLKFIQEEQELNRAAVDWSGIAVLTVGVLSLMYSFSNLDGVNMLQSLTSPMFYSFFLAGAAVLVVFYWMEKRLEGSDREPVISTQLLNIASFRWTLLIAFFSGAILASVIFIPGFVEQYLGVSSTASGYWFTPLALASGIGAGGGGYLVDRKGPIWTLSVAGLLSAIGFLLFPLWVEHIWQFVIASTLVGIGFGMMLGAPVNVLVTEQAGENNKGIAVATSSLFRQMAMAIAPTIFAGFLARSFSNLGSNIQSGLAERGIQVPQAMLEQYASGGAAGNDVSGLMAGLSKIPDSNIRETLLQAVHQTTGQGYSGLFWSAVIFSILTLIAALVTGRLRQKEKQQQKMNESLGTLS is encoded by the coding sequence ATGCAAAAAGAAATGAAATGGCCGCTAATTCTCTTTGCTGTGGGTGTATTTATGGCTGCGCTGGATAACGGAATCATTACATCGTCGCTGACGACATTAAATGCTTCGTTTGGTGTATCCCCAACATGGGGAGCCTGGACCATTACACTTTACACACTTGGACTTGCGATTAGTGTACCGATTGCAGGCAAGCTGTCGGACCGGTTTGGACGCAAAAAACTGTTCCTGATTGAAGTTGCTTTATTCGGATTGGGATCACTTCTTGTAGCGTTAAGTACTTCGTTTACGTTTTTCCTGATTGCCCGCGTCATTCAGGCACTGGGTGGCGGTGGGATATTCATCATTGCAAGCTCTTATGTACTTAGTAAGTTTCCTGCACAGCGGCAGGGCACAGCTCTTGGTCTTCTGGGAGGTATGAACGGTATTGCTGCCATTTTGGGACCAAATATCGGTGCATTTATCCTTGATATTACCGGAAACTGGCACTGGTTGTTTCTCATCAATGTACCGATTGCCATACTGCTGTTTATCGCCGGGCTCAAGTTTATTCAGGAGGAGCAGGAGTTGAACCGTGCAGCAGTCGATTGGAGTGGCATTGCGGTTCTGACAGTAGGTGTACTGAGTTTGATGTACAGTTTCAGCAACCTCGACGGTGTGAATATGCTTCAAAGTTTGACTTCACCGATGTTCTATAGTTTCTTTCTGGCTGGTGCGGCTGTACTGGTTGTCTTTTATTGGATGGAAAAAAGGTTGGAAGGGTCAGACCGTGAACCGGTCATTTCCACACAACTGCTAAACATTGCATCCTTCCGCTGGACGCTGCTCATTGCCTTTTTCTCTGGAGCCATTCTGGCCTCCGTCATTTTCATTCCAGGTTTTGTCGAGCAGTATCTAGGTGTATCCAGCACTGCCTCGGGGTATTGGTTTACACCGCTTGCACTGGCTTCAGGTATTGGGGCAGGAGGAGGTGGCTACCTTGTTGACCGTAAAGGGCCAATCTGGACGTTATCGGTGGCTGGCCTGCTCTCTGCCATTGGCTTCCTGTTATTCCCGCTGTGGGTAGAGCATATCTGGCAGTTTGTCATTGCGAGTACGCTTGTCGGCATTGGTTTTGGCATGATGCTGGGTGCGCCGGTCAATGTGTTAGTCACCGAGCAGGCAGGAGAGAACAACAAGGGTATTGCAGTAGCAACCAGCTCCCTGTTCCGTCAGATGGCGATGGCGATTGCGCCAACGATCTTTGCCGGGTTTTTGGCTCGGTCCTTTTCAAACCTTGGTTCGAACATTCAGTCTGGTTTGGCAGAGCGTGGGATTCAGGTACCTCAAGCGATGCTGGAGCAGTATGCTTCAGGTGGGGCAGCTGGAAATGATGTTTCCGGCCTGATGGCAGGACTATCCAAGATTCCCGATTCCAATATCCGGGAAACGCTGCTCCAGGCTGTACATCAAACGACAGGCCAAGGTTACAGCGGGCTTTTCTGGTCAGCAGTTATTTTTAGTATACTCACCTTGATCGCGGCTCTTGTTACAGGACGTCTCCGTCAAAAAGAAAAGCAGCAGCAGAAAATGAATGAGTCACTGGGAACATTATCATAA